One Pyrus communis chromosome 4, drPyrComm1.1, whole genome shotgun sequence genomic region harbors:
- the LOC137730654 gene encoding UPF0481 protein At3g47200-like, translating to MADTKWIIQVNEEVDKMQDLPIEEEHWSKGSIYRLPTCITDVNKKAYKPQVVSFGPYHFNNLNPMEEHKRRALVHFLKRCGKPVELFNNTLAEVVQDLKDSYNPLEPEWRGDTDRFLQLMILDGCFMLEVLRVASHLMDDYAPNDPVFSNHGKLHMMPYIKRDMLMLENQLPILVLDKLVAVESNYAKDEGFVIKLLIKFFSPGTAASIMGKCVHALDVYRKSQLQGEPHCKTGHCRPETVNRHGEIIWSATELNEAGIRFKKSKTTSLKDISFSGGVLRLPSIIVDDTTEPMFLNLIAFERFHVGAGNEVTSYIFFMDNIIDNARDVALLHSKGIIHNALGSDKAVADLFHSLSKDITLDPDSSLDAVHKMVYHYCKKPWNVWRANLMHTYFRNPWAIISLIAGVFLFVLTIAQTGYSIYPYYFPNDGSPTCACTVNNSTSPAPPPPPNAADSTAPSRFIISFVLISVVWMLTG from the exons ATGGCAGACACGAAATGGATTATTCAAGTTAACGAAGAGGTCGATAAGATGCAGGATCTTCCGATAGAGGAGGAGCATTGGAGCAAGGGGTCGATATACAGATTGCCAACCTGCATCACGGACGTTAACAAGAAGGCCTACAAGCCCCAGGTGGTCTCCTTCGGGCCTTACCATTTCAATAATTTAAATCCAATGGAGGAGCACAAGCGCCGTGCGCTTGTCCATTTCCTGAAAAGATGTGGGAAACCTGTTGAGCTGTTCAACAACACGCTGGCTGAAGTGGTGCAGGATTTGAAGGACTCGTACAATCCGCTTGAGCCTGAGTGGAGAGGTGATACAGATAGATTCTTACAGCTGATGATTCTGGATGGCTGTTTCATGCTGGAAGTCTTGCGGGTTGCTTCTCATTTAATGGATGATTACGCTCCCAATGATCCCGTCTTCAGCAACCACGGGAAGCTCCATATGATGCCGTACATCAAGCGCGACATGTTGATGCTTGAGAATCAGTTGCCGATCCTGGTTCTTGACAAGCTGGTTGCGGTTGAGAGCAATTACGCTAAG GATGAAGGGTTTGTCATCAAGCTCCTAATCAAGTTCTTCTCCCCCGGTACAGCAGCCTCAATCATGGGAAAATGCGTGCACGCATTGGATGTGTATAGGAAGAGCCAGCTTCAGGGAGAGCCCCATTGCAAAACAGGTCACTGCAGACCAGAGACGGTGAATCGTCACGGGGAAATCATCTGGTCAGCGACAGAGCTCAATGAAGCCGGGATCAGATTCAAGAAAAGCAAAACCACTAGCCTCAAAGACATCTCATTCTCCGGGGGAGTCCTCAGGCTCCCATCCATCATTGTGGATGACACCACCGAACCCATGTTCTTGAATCTGATAGCGTTTGAGCGCTTCCATGTTGGGGCAGGCAACGAGGTCACATCCTATATATTTTTCATGGACAATATCATAGACAATGCCAGAGATGTTGCCCTCCTACACTCAAAAGGTATCATCCATAATGCCCTGGGAAGCGACAAGGCAGTTGCGGATCTTTTCCACTCACTCTCTAAGGACATAACGCTTGATCCAGACAGCAGCCTTGATGCGGTGCATAAGATGGTGTATCACTACTGCAAGAAGCCTTGGAACGTCTGGCGCGCCAATCTCATGCACACTTACTTCAGGAATCCATGGGCTATTATTTCCCTCATTGCCGGTGTCTTCCTCTTCGTGCTCACTATAGCTCAGACCGGATACTCCATATATCCCTACTACTTTCCAAATGATGGTTCTCCCACCTGTGCATGTACTGTTAACAATTCTACTAGCCCTGCGCCTCCGCCTCCACCAAACGCTGCAGACTCCACCGCACCATCAAGATTTATAATTTCTTTCGTTCTTATATCGGTTGTATGGATGCTTACAGGTTGA
- the LOC137732020 gene encoding uncharacterized protein isoform X2, whose amino-acid sequence MIIVDDVGGILPAINHSPWNGLTLADLVMPFFLFIVGLSLALAYKKPSCGADATKKAVLRTLKLLALGLFLQGGFFHRVKDLTFGVDITKMRWMGILQRIAIGYIVAALCEIWLKRDSNVNSGRSLLRKYRSQLAVALIITTIYLSLLYGLYVPDWEYQIPVDSSSAPKTFSVKCGVRGDTGSACNAVGMIDRTILGIEHLYKRPVYARTEQCSINSPDYGPLPADAPSWCQAPFDPEGLLSSMMAIVTCLVGLHYGHIIVHFKDHRERILHWSISSSSLVVLGLTLDLIGMHINKALYTFSYMCITAGAAGILFAAIYLMVDVCGYRRLAIVMEWMGMHALMIFVLIACNILPVVLFGFYWGKPENNILTLIGIGK is encoded by the exons ATGATAATAGTGGACGACGTGGGTGGAATCCTGCCTGCAATTAACCATTCACCTTGGAATGGTTTAACCCTTGCAGATTTAGTCATGCCATTTTTCCTGTTTATTGTTGGTCTTTCCCTTGCACTTGCCTACAAG AAACCGTCATGCGGAGCCGATGCTACGAAAAAAGCAGTTTTACGGACGCTGAAGCTTCTAGCATTAGGCCTTTTTCTTCAAG GCGGATTTTTCCATCGCGTCAAGGATCTTACTTTCGGGGTTGATATCACAAAGATGAGATGGATGGGCATTCTACAG AGAATTGCGATTGGATATATTGTAGCAGCATTGTGCGAGATTTGGCTAAAGCGTGATAGTAATGTCAACTCAGGAAGATCGCTGCTCAGGAAATATCGATCTCAATT GGCGGTGGCATTGATAATCACCACGATATACCTGTCATTGTTATACGGATTATATGTTCCTGATTGGGAGTACCAGATTCCTGTCGATTCCTCCTCtgcaccaaaaacattttca GTAAAATGTGGAGTACGGGGTGACACAGGATCGGCTTGCAATGCAGTTGGGATGATTGATCGTACGATATTGGGGATTGAGCATTTATATAAAAGACCAGTCTACGCACGAACGGAG CAATGCAGTATTAACTCCCCTGATTATGGCCCGTTGCCTGCCGATGCTCCTTCTTGGTGCCAAGCCCCTTTTGATCCTGAAGGACTTCTGAG TTCAATGATGGCTATTGTTACCTGCTTGGTTGGTTTGCACTACGGGCACATCATTGTCCATTTTAAG GATCACCGGGAAAGAATCCTACACTGGTCTATTTCATCCTCGTCTCTTGTAGTCTTAGGCCTCACCCTCGACTTAATTG GCATGCATATTAACAAGGCTCTTTACACATTCAGTTATATGTGTATCACAGCTGGTGCTGCTGGAATTCTCTTCGCTGCAATTTACTTGATG GTCGATGTGTGTGGCTATAGGCGCCTGGCTATTgtgatggaatggatgggaatGCATGCACTGATGATTTTCGTACTCATAGCCTGCAATATATTGCCAGTTGTCCTCTTTGGATTCTATTGGGGGAAGCCTGAGAACAACATt CTTACCTTGATTGGAATCGGAAAATGA
- the LOC137732020 gene encoding uncharacterized protein isoform X1: protein MAMYEPIKVYLDDEKRGMMDLIMGKNVNIGGGGGAGGDGHMDDDVEMAVQPISKPPTGVGGAACKNISNGEAAVPSLPSKSWQQQQRLVSLDVFRGLTVALMIIVDDVGGILPAINHSPWNGLTLADLVMPFFLFIVGLSLALAYKKPSCGADATKKAVLRTLKLLALGLFLQGGFFHRVKDLTFGVDITKMRWMGILQRIAIGYIVAALCEIWLKRDSNVNSGRSLLRKYRSQLAVALIITTIYLSLLYGLYVPDWEYQIPVDSSSAPKTFSVKCGVRGDTGSACNAVGMIDRTILGIEHLYKRPVYARTEQCSINSPDYGPLPADAPSWCQAPFDPEGLLSSMMAIVTCLVGLHYGHIIVHFKDHRERILHWSISSSSLVVLGLTLDLIGMHINKALYTFSYMCITAGAAGILFAAIYLMVDVCGYRRLAIVMEWMGMHALMIFVLIACNILPVVLFGFYWGKPENNILTLIGIGK from the exons ATGGCGATGTACGAGCCTATTAAAGTGTACTTGGACGATGAAAAACGTGGTATGATGGATCTTATCATGGGTAAGAACGTTAATatcggtggtggtggtggtgccggcGGTGATGGTCATATGGACGATGATGTTGAGATGGCCGTCCAGCCGATATCAAAGCCTCCCACCGGCGTCGGGGGCGCCGCTTGTAAGAATATTAGTAACGGAGAAGCAGCGGTGCCGTCATTGCCTTCGAAGTCGTGGCAACAGCAGCAACGCCTTGTTTCCCTTGACGTCTTTCGTGGACTCACGGTTGCG CTGATGATAATAGTGGACGACGTGGGTGGAATCCTGCCTGCAATTAACCATTCACCTTGGAATGGTTTAACCCTTGCAGATTTAGTCATGCCATTTTTCCTGTTTATTGTTGGTCTTTCCCTTGCACTTGCCTACAAG AAACCGTCATGCGGAGCCGATGCTACGAAAAAAGCAGTTTTACGGACGCTGAAGCTTCTAGCATTAGGCCTTTTTCTTCAAG GCGGATTTTTCCATCGCGTCAAGGATCTTACTTTCGGGGTTGATATCACAAAGATGAGATGGATGGGCATTCTACAG AGAATTGCGATTGGATATATTGTAGCAGCATTGTGCGAGATTTGGCTAAAGCGTGATAGTAATGTCAACTCAGGAAGATCGCTGCTCAGGAAATATCGATCTCAATT GGCGGTGGCATTGATAATCACCACGATATACCTGTCATTGTTATACGGATTATATGTTCCTGATTGGGAGTACCAGATTCCTGTCGATTCCTCCTCtgcaccaaaaacattttca GTAAAATGTGGAGTACGGGGTGACACAGGATCGGCTTGCAATGCAGTTGGGATGATTGATCGTACGATATTGGGGATTGAGCATTTATATAAAAGACCAGTCTACGCACGAACGGAG CAATGCAGTATTAACTCCCCTGATTATGGCCCGTTGCCTGCCGATGCTCCTTCTTGGTGCCAAGCCCCTTTTGATCCTGAAGGACTTCTGAG TTCAATGATGGCTATTGTTACCTGCTTGGTTGGTTTGCACTACGGGCACATCATTGTCCATTTTAAG GATCACCGGGAAAGAATCCTACACTGGTCTATTTCATCCTCGTCTCTTGTAGTCTTAGGCCTCACCCTCGACTTAATTG GCATGCATATTAACAAGGCTCTTTACACATTCAGTTATATGTGTATCACAGCTGGTGCTGCTGGAATTCTCTTCGCTGCAATTTACTTGATG GTCGATGTGTGTGGCTATAGGCGCCTGGCTATTgtgatggaatggatgggaatGCATGCACTGATGATTTTCGTACTCATAGCCTGCAATATATTGCCAGTTGTCCTCTTTGGATTCTATTGGGGGAAGCCTGAGAACAACATt CTTACCTTGATTGGAATCGGAAAATGA